GGCGTGGCGGGCCGCCGCGTCGGCCACGGGCTTGAGGTCGCGCGGATGGGCCCGGCTCAGCCACGCGCGGGCCGCGAGCAGTTCGCGGCGGCCCACGCGCGGGTGCGGGCCGCGGAGGGAGATCCTGGCCCACTGGGGCAGGGGGCCGGGTATCAGGACCAGTTCACGCAGCTCTACGTCGTCGAGCCCGGCCAACCAGGCCTTCAAACTCCCGCCCGCCCTCGCCATGGCGGGATACTGCCAGACCGCTCCGTGGGGACCAAGTCCGGCGGTGGGCGCCGCACCGGCCGTGGGGGACGCGGAGGAACGCCGGGGGCGGCGGACCCCGGGTCAGGGCGGGCCGGGAGGCGGCGAGCGCCGCGGATTCGCACTTTCGTGCCCATGGGGCGGTGTGTGGCCACGCGGGCCGGTCCGTGCCTCCCGGGCGGCACGGACCGGCCGGCGCGGTCAGCAGGAGCCCATTTTGAAGCTGGTCATCTTGTCGTTGTAGTGCGAGGCGACGGCGGCCTCGGACTTGCCCGGGGCGATGGAGAACATGCACCCCGTGTGGCCCGAGTGCTCGTAGACGCTGACGGTCCTGTTGGTGCGGTTCCAGTAGGAGGTCATGCGGTCGTTCATGTTGTTGCCGACGTTGGACACCGAGCCGGTGGACTGGAGAAAGCGGCCGGTGTAGCTGGAGTGCTCCCAGACGCAGAAGTGGCCGCTGGAGCACTGGCTCGAATCGGCGACCGCGGGCTGCGCGGTCAGGGAGGCGGTCGCCGCCGCGAAGGTCAGTGCCGCTCCCGCGGCCCACAGACGTGAGGTGATGCTCCGGATGCCCATGGTGGTCTCCTCTGTTCCCGGCCGCCCGTAGTGACGCCGTGTGTGCGAGCAAAGGCTAGGAGTGACGTGTACGGGTCGGCCAGGGGCCCGCGGTCGCGGCCCGTGGGCGCGATTGCCGCAACTCCTGTGCCGATATGGGTGTTTGACGCCTTGGCGGGAATTCCGAGGTCACCCGCGCGGGTGACCTCCCGGTCAGGTGTCGCGGTCGGCTGGTGCGGGCGGGTGGCCGCCGCGCCCGGTGGGAATCGCGCGCCGTGAACGCCGGGAACGCCGGGAAAGGAGGGGCGTGCGCACCCCCCTTTCGATGATCCGATTAAATCTCTTATTGAATTCCCGTCGTTTTTCCTCTTCGCCGTATGGTCGCGCTGTCTCGCCGTCGGATAATCTCTGTCGGGAGCGCGCTCGGGCCACACTGTCATCAGGGGTGACGTGTCGGGAGGGGCTTGTATGACGGACCCGGAATCGCTGATTTTCTCGATATTCACCCCGCAGGGGCGGGACAACCCCCATCCGGCATTCGCCGCCCTGCGGAGCAAGGTGCCGGTGTACTACCACGCCGGCCTCGACACCTATTTCCTCACCCGGTTCACCGACTGCCAGGCCGTCCTGACCGATCCCGCGTTCCGCGTGCCGGGTCGCGACTGGTGCGACCGCGCGCTGCCCGGCTGGCGCGAGCACCCGGCGGCTGAGTTCTTCTACTCCTCCCTGCTGCGCACGGACGGCAGCGAGCACGCCCGCATCCGCCGACTGCTCAACGGCGCGCTCAGCGCCCGCGGCGTCACGGCCCTGCTGCCCACGGTCAGGGCCGCCGCCGACGACCTGCTCGACCGCTTCGCCGACGCCACGGCGCACGGCGGCCCGGCCGACTTCCAGGAGCTGGTCGGGTATCCGCTGCCCATCGCCGTGATCAGCCACCTGATCGGGGTGCCGCCGGGCGACCGCGTGGACTTCCACCGGTTCGGGCACGACGCCGGGCGCCTGCTCGAACCCGTGCGCACCCCCGAGGACTGGCGGCGCGCGGACGAGGCCGTGGTCGCGCTCCGCTCCTACTTCGCCGGCCTCGTCCGCGAGCGTCGCGCCCGGCCCGCCGACGACCTGGCGTCCGCCCTGCTCGCCGTCCGGGACGTCGACGACGGCCGGCTCTCGGCGGAGGAGCTGGTGGACACCCTGCTCCTGGTGCTGATCGCCGGGTTCGAGACGACGGCCCACCTGCTCGGCCTCGCCGTGCACGCGCTGCTGACCCACCCGGGGCAGCTGCGCCTGGTCGCCGAGGATCCCGGCGCCGCCGCCGGCGCCGTCGAGGAGACCCTGCGCTGGGACACGCCGGTCCGCATGACCGAGCGCCTGGCCTCGGGACCCGCCGAGGTGGGCGGGGTGCCGGTCCCCGAGGGCGGCAACGTGACCGTCGTCCTCACCGCGGCGAACCGGGACCCCGCGCGCCACCCGGACCCCGACACCTTCGCCGTCCGGCGCACCGGCGGCCAGGTGCTCAGCTTCGGCGCCGGGCCGCACCACTGCCTGGGCGCCGCCCTGGCGCGCGCCGAGGCGGCCGAGCTGCTGCGCCGGATGGTGCGCCGGTTCCCGCGGCTCGCCCTCGCGGGCGAGCCCGTGCGGCGGGCGTCCGTCAGCCTGCGCGCGTTCGCCCGGCTGCCGCTCGCCACCGCGGGCTGACGGCCCGGTGCCGTTCACCGAAGGGAAGTGCCTATGAGATTCATGCGTTCGGAACGTGCCACCCTCGACACCCTGCTCCCCGGGCTCGACGCCTCACTCGCCCGCTTCCCGCTCGACGTGCTGGAACGCGCTCCGAGCCCGGCCATCGCCGCGTTCCGCGCGGCCGGGGGCACCGGCCTCGTGGTGCCCGAGGAGTACGGCGGGCTCGGCGCCACACCGCTGGAGGCGGTGCGCGTCCAGCGCGCGCTCGGCGCGCGCTGCCCCTCGCTGGCCGTGGCCACCACCATGCACCACCTCTCCGTCGCCCCCCTGGCCCGGATGGACCCGGGCAAGGGCGGCCCGGAGCGCGAGCTGCTGACGAGCGTCGCGCGCGACCGGCTGCTCGTGGCCTCGGGGTTCGCCGAGGGCAGCGCGGGCCAGCACGTCCTGCGCCCCCACATCACCGCGCGGCGCGAGACCGGCGGCCGGGTGGTGCTCGACGGCAGCAAGAAGCCGTGCAGCCTCGCCCGTTCCATGGACCTGCTGGCCGCGTCCGTCACCCTGCCGGGCGACGACGGCCGCGCGCGCCTGGCCATCGCCGTCGTGCCAGCCGACGCGCCGGGGGTCGAGGTGCGCCCGTTCTGGCGCACCCCGGTCCTGGCCGGCACCGAGAGCGAGGAGGTCGTGCTGCGGAACGTGGCGGTCGACCCCGGGATGCTGTTCGTCACCGAGGTCACGGAGGAGGCCGTCCCCGACCGGCTGAACATCGACGGCTTCCTGTGGTTCGAGCTGCTGGTGACCGCTTCCTACCTCGGCGTCGCGGGAGCCCTGGCGGAACGGGTCGTCACCGCGCCGGGCGGCGGCCAGGACGACCCCGCCGCGTTCACCCTCGGCCTCGACTCGGCGATGCTCGCGGTGGAGGCCGTCGCGTACGCGATGGAGGCGACCGAGTGGACGGAAGGGCTGCTGGCGAGCGCGCTCGCCGCCCGGTACGCGGCCCAGGACGTCATCGCGCGCGCCGCGAGCGCGTGCCTGTCCGCCCTGGGCGGCATGGCGTTCATCGGTTCGCCCGAGGGCAGTTACCTCGCCTCGGCCGCGGCGGGCCTCGCGTTCCACCCGCCCGCGCGGGCCCGGATGACCGGTCCGCTGCGGGACTACCTGCACGGCTCCCGGCTGCGCATCGGCTGACGCCATGGAGCCCAGGGAACCGCACGCGGGGCACCGCGTCGAGCTGGTGTCCGGCATCGACGCCCTCCCCGACGGGCTGTGGCGCGGCCTGGCACCGGCCGACGACCCGCTGTGGTCCCGGCCCGTGTTCTCCGCCATGGAGCGGGGGGCCATCGGCCCCGACGGCTACGCCTACCTGGTCGTGCGCCGGGGCGCGCGCGTCGTCGCCGTGCTCCCGCTGTGCCTGTTCGGCGGGCTGCGCCTGGACCGCGTGGTCGGGCCGGGGGAACGGCGCCTCCTCGCCCCGGTCGCCGCGAGAGCACCGCGGCTGCTGCGGCTCCCCACGCTGTTCTGCGGGCACCTGCTGGGCCAGGGGCACATCCTCGGCCCCGGGCGGGACGACCCGGCCGTGGCGCGGGTGCTGGTCGGGGCCGTGCTGGAGTTCGCCCGCGCCCGGCGGCTGCGCACCGTGATCCTCAAGGACTTCGCGGCCGGCGAGCTGGCGCCCCTGCGCGGCGCCCTGCGGCAGCACGGCTTCACGGTCGTCCCCAGCCTGCCCGACACCGAACTCCGGCTGCCGCACCGCTCGTTCGACGCCCACATCGCCGCGCTGCCCGCCAAGCCCCGGCGCAACGCCCGGAGCAACATCCGCAAGTTCGCCGCCCACCCCGGGCTGCGCATGGAGGTCCTGGACAGCTTCGCGCACCTCCTTCCGCAGGTCCTGGCGCTCTACCGGCAGGTGATGGACCGGGCGGACCAGACGCTCGACGAACTCGACGCCGCGTTCCTCGCCGCGCTGCGCCCGGGCGACGGCCTGCGCACCCGGCTCGTCGCCTGCTTCGCGGGCGACCGGCTCGTGGCCTTCCTGCTGTGCCTGTTCGGCGGCGCGGGCGCCACGGGCGCGCGCATCGGCCTCGACTACGCGCTCGCCCACGAGGCGCGCCTGTACCACAACGTCCACTACGCGGCGATCCGCCTGGCCATCGCGGCCGGCTGCCGCCACATCCGCTTCGCCCAGACCGCGTACACGCCCAAGGTGGAGTTCGGCTGCGACCTGGTGGCGCAGCACCACGCCATCACGCACCTGCGCCCGCTGCGCCGCGCGCTGCTGCGCCGCGTCCTGCCCCCCGCCCTCGCCCGGGCGCGGGCCGACGCGCTCGGCCGGCACGCGCGGGACGAGCCACGACCGCCCGACCCGGAAAGCAGGCGAGCCCCATGCCCCGAGTAGAAGTGGACCTGCCCATCACCGTGCCGCCCGACGCCGCGTGGGCGGCCGTGGTGGACGTCGAGTCGTATCCCGCGTGCATGACCAGCGTAGAAACCGTCACGGTCGTCGCCCGCCCCGACGAGCGGCACAGGACCACCGCCTGGTCGGTCCGCCTGGAGGGCTCGGTCCTGCGGTGGACGGAGGACGAGGTGATCGACCCGGGCGCCCGCCGTTTCGACTTCCACCAGGTCAGCGGCGACCTCGGCGCGTTCGCCGGGCACTGGGGCGTGCGGGCCCTGCCGGACGGTGGCAGCCTGGTGTCGCTGCACGTCGACTTCGACATCGGCATCCCGCTGCTCGCCGACATGCTGAACCCGGTGGCCGCCGACGCCCTGCGGGACAACGCCGCGCAGATGCTCGACGCCCTCAGGGCCCGGTTGACGGCGGCCGACCGCGGCGGGGACGCGTGATGGCCCGGCCCGGCGCGGCCCGGGACGCGGCCTCCGTGACGTTCGACCTGATCCGCAGGCACCAGGCGCCCGGGCTCGCGCTGACCGGCTCGTTCGCGGGCCGCGGCGCGGTCGAGGCGGCGGCCGACGGCTGCCGGGTCACGCTGTCGGACGGGCGGGAGATGCTCGACTTCGGCAGCTACGCCGTCACCCTGCTCGGGCACCGGCACCCGGCCGTCGTGGCGGCCGTCCGCGACCAGCTGGACCGGATACCGGTGTCGACCCGCAGCCTCGCCAACCCGGTCACGGCCCGCGCCGCCGCCGCGCTGGCCGGCCACTTCGGGCCAGGGCTGCCCAAGGTCTGCTTCGGGCTGAACGGCTCCGACGCCGTCGAGATCGCCGTCAAGCTCGCTCGCGTCGCCACCGGCAGGAGCCGGGTCATCGCCGTCACCGGCGGCTTCCACGGCAAGTCGCTCGGCGCCCTGGCCCTCACGCACAGCCCGCTGTACCGGGCCGGGCTGCGCGGTGCCCGCGTGGACGTCGTGCACGTGGCGCCGCACGACGCGGGCGCGGTGGCGCGCGAGGTGGCGGCGGGGCCGGTCGCCGCGCTGGTCTTCGAACCGGTGCAGGGGGAGAACGGCGCCGCCGCCCTGCCCGTCGACGTGCTGCGCCAGTGGTGCGAGGACGCGGGGCGCGCGGGCGCGTTCGTGATCGCGGACGAGATCCAGTGCGGCCTGCGGCGCTGCGGGGAGCGCTCCGTGAGCCTCGCGGACGGGCTGCCCGTCGACGCGGTGCTGGTCGGCAAGCCGCTGGGCGGCGGTGTCGTGCCGCTGTCCGCGGTGGTGTGCACCGAGGAGCTGTACGCGCCGCTCGTCGCCGATCCGTTCCTGCACTCGTCGACCTTCGGCGGGCACCCGCTCGGCTGCGCGGCGCTGCCCGCCGCGCTGGCGGCCATCGAGGAACGGGCGGAGGCCGGCCGGGCGCTGGCCGCCGCGCTCGACGCCGAGCTGGCCGCGCTGGCGCGGCGGCACCCGCGCGTGGTGGCCGGCGTGCGGGGCCTCGGCCTGCTGCGCGGCATCGACTTCGCCGACGCGCGGGCCGCGGGCCGGGTCGTGGTGGAGCTGGCGCGCGGCGGGCTGCTGGTCTCGCCCTGCCTCGGCCGCTCGACCACCGTCAGGCTGCTGCCGCCGCTGGTGGCCACCGGGGCGGACATCGCACAGGCCGGCCGCATCCTCGACGCGGCCCTGGCGGCGGCGGGAAGCGGCCCACCCGATCAGGAGACGACATGACAGACGTTGGCGTTCCCGGGCGCGGGGAGCTGGCACGCATCATCCGGGAGGCCGTCTGCGACGTGCTGGGCACGGACCCGGAGGAGATCGAGGAAACGACCGACCTGCGGGCGGAGTTCCGCATCGACAGCCTGGAGCTGATGGACATCGGCGCCCGGCTGGAGACCGCGCTGCGCGTGGCGATCCCGGTGAGCGACCTGACCGAGGCCGTGACCGTGGGTGAGGCCATCGACCTGGTGCTCACCCGGCTGGAGCGGCCCGCGTGACCGGGCGGCGGGTCCGCGTCGCCGTGACCGGCGTGGGCGTCAAGTGCCCGGCGGGCACCGACCCGGCGGGGGTGTTCGACCGGGTGCTGGCCGCCCGGCCGACCGCGGCCGTCGTGCCGGCCCTCGCCGAGGCGGGGCTGCCGGTGCGGATCGCGTGCACCGTTCCCGAGTTCGACTTCGCGCGGTACCTGGGGCGCCGCGAGCTGCGGCAGATCGACCGGGCGACGGCGCTGCTGCTGTGCGCGGCCGACGACGCCGTCGTCGACGCGGGGGCGGCGCTGCGGGTGCCGGAGCACCGCGTGGGCGTGCACGTCGGCACGGGCATGCCGGGGCTCGCGAGCATGGAGGACGTGGTGTTCGGCCACGGGGAGCGGCCCATGGGCATGTCGGTGCACACGGTGCCCAGAACGATGGCGAACTCCCCGGCCGGCCGCCTCGCGATGCGCTTCGGGCTGCGCGGTTCGTGCGTGACCTACGCGACGGCCTGCGCGAGCGGGACGAACGCGATCGGCGAGGCGGCGCGGCGCATCCGGTACGGCGAGCTGGACGTGGCGCTCGCCGGGGGCGTCGACGCGGCCGTCACGAAGGTCGTCGTGGGCGGCTTCGCGCGGATGCGGGCCCTGTCGCTGCGCAACGACGCGCCGCGGCTGGCCAGCCGGCCGTTCGACGCGGACCGCGACGGCTTCGTGATGGGCGAGGGCGCCGCCGTCCTCGTCCTCGAACGCTGGGACCTGGCGAGGGACCGGGGCGCGCGCATCCACGGCGAGATCGCCGGGTACGCCACGACCTGCGACGGCGCCCACGTCGTCGCGCCCGACCCGCAGGGGCACATGGCCTCGGCGTGCATGCGGATGGCCATCGCCGACGCGGGACTCACCACGGCCGACATCGGGCACATCAACGCGCACGGCACCTCGACGGTGCTCAACGACCGCGCCGAGGCCGTCGCCGTGGGCCGCTGCTTCGGTCCGCAGCCGCCGCCGGTGACGTCCGTGAAGGGCGTCACCGGGCATCTGATCGGCGGCTCCGGCGCGGTGGAGGCGGTCGTCGCCCTGCTCAGCGCGGGACACGGCGTGGTGCCCCCGGTCGCCACGACCGTGTCGACGCCGGACGCCGGGGGGCTCGACGTGGTGCTCGGCGCGCCGCGCGCGGTCGCGCGCCGTCCGGTGCTGTCCAACTCGTTCGGCTTCGGCGGGCAGAACGCCTGCCTCGTCCTCAACCCCGTTCCCTGACCCCCGTGCCGGTATGAGCAGAAGAGGGCTGTCATGCGCGTACTCGTGACCGGTGCCACCGGCGTGGTCGGCACCGAAGTCGTCGGCCGGCTGGGCGCCGTCCCGCACACCCGGGTGGCCAGGCGGGCCGCGGAGCCCTCCGTGATCGGCTGGGACATGGCGGCCGGGCCGCCGCCGGCCGCCCTCGCGGGCCACTGGGACGTCATCGTGCACGCGGCGGCGGACACCCGGTGGACGCTGCGCCGGGAGGAGGCGGTGGCCGCGAACATCGACCCGCTGCGCGCCGCCCTCGCGCTCGCGGACCGGGACACGCACCTCGTGCACGTCTCGACCGCCTACGTCGGCGGCACCCGGAGTGCGGCGGACCTGCGCGGGGCGGACTTCGGCGGCTAC
Above is a genomic segment from Streptomyces marincola containing:
- a CDS encoding peptidase inhibitor family I36 protein translates to MGIRSITSRLWAAGAALTFAAATASLTAQPAVADSSQCSSGHFCVWEHSSYTGRFLQSTGSVSNVGNNMNDRMTSYWNRTNRTVSVYEHSGHTGCMFSIAPGKSEAAVASHYNDKMTSFKMGSC
- a CDS encoding cytochrome P450 produces the protein MTDPESLIFSIFTPQGRDNPHPAFAALRSKVPVYYHAGLDTYFLTRFTDCQAVLTDPAFRVPGRDWCDRALPGWREHPAAEFFYSSLLRTDGSEHARIRRLLNGALSARGVTALLPTVRAAADDLLDRFADATAHGGPADFQELVGYPLPIAVISHLIGVPPGDRVDFHRFGHDAGRLLEPVRTPEDWRRADEAVVALRSYFAGLVRERRARPADDLASALLAVRDVDDGRLSAEELVDTLLLVLIAGFETTAHLLGLAVHALLTHPGQLRLVAEDPGAAAGAVEETLRWDTPVRMTERLASGPAEVGGVPVPEGGNVTVVLTAANRDPARHPDPDTFAVRRTGGQVLSFGAGPHHCLGAALARAEAAELLRRMVRRFPRLALAGEPVRRASVSLRAFARLPLATAG
- a CDS encoding acyl-CoA dehydrogenase family protein; this encodes MRFMRSERATLDTLLPGLDASLARFPLDVLERAPSPAIAAFRAAGGTGLVVPEEYGGLGATPLEAVRVQRALGARCPSLAVATTMHHLSVAPLARMDPGKGGPERELLTSVARDRLLVASGFAEGSAGQHVLRPHITARRETGGRVVLDGSKKPCSLARSMDLLAASVTLPGDDGRARLAIAVVPADAPGVEVRPFWRTPVLAGTESEEVVLRNVAVDPGMLFVTEVTEEAVPDRLNIDGFLWFELLVTASYLGVAGALAERVVTAPGGGQDDPAAFTLGLDSAMLAVEAVAYAMEATEWTEGLLASALAARYAAQDVIARAASACLSALGGMAFIGSPEGSYLASAAAGLAFHPPARARMTGPLRDYLHGSRLRIG
- a CDS encoding GNAT family N-acetyltransferase, with translation MEPREPHAGHRVELVSGIDALPDGLWRGLAPADDPLWSRPVFSAMERGAIGPDGYAYLVVRRGARVVAVLPLCLFGGLRLDRVVGPGERRLLAPVAARAPRLLRLPTLFCGHLLGQGHILGPGRDDPAVARVLVGAVLEFARARRLRTVILKDFAAGELAPLRGALRQHGFTVVPSLPDTELRLPHRSFDAHIAALPAKPRRNARSNIRKFAAHPGLRMEVLDSFAHLLPQVLALYRQVMDRADQTLDELDAAFLAALRPGDGLRTRLVACFAGDRLVAFLLCLFGGAGATGARIGLDYALAHEARLYHNVHYAAIRLAIAAGCRHIRFAQTAYTPKVEFGCDLVAQHHAITHLRPLRRALLRRVLPPALARARADALGRHARDEPRPPDPESRRAPCPE
- a CDS encoding type II toxin-antitoxin system RatA family toxin; protein product: MPRVEVDLPITVPPDAAWAAVVDVESYPACMTSVETVTVVARPDERHRTTAWSVRLEGSVLRWTEDEVIDPGARRFDFHQVSGDLGAFAGHWGVRALPDGGSLVSLHVDFDIGIPLLADMLNPVAADALRDNAAQMLDALRARLTAADRGGDA
- a CDS encoding aspartate aminotransferase family protein; translation: MARPGAARDAASVTFDLIRRHQAPGLALTGSFAGRGAVEAAADGCRVTLSDGREMLDFGSYAVTLLGHRHPAVVAAVRDQLDRIPVSTRSLANPVTARAAAALAGHFGPGLPKVCFGLNGSDAVEIAVKLARVATGRSRVIAVTGGFHGKSLGALALTHSPLYRAGLRGARVDVVHVAPHDAGAVAREVAAGPVAALVFEPVQGENGAAALPVDVLRQWCEDAGRAGAFVIADEIQCGLRRCGERSVSLADGLPVDAVLVGKPLGGGVVPLSAVVCTEELYAPLVADPFLHSSTFGGHPLGCAALPAALAAIEERAEAGRALAAALDAELAALARRHPRVVAGVRGLGLLRGIDFADARAAGRVVVELARGGLLVSPCLGRSTTVRLLPPLVATGADIAQAGRILDAALAAAGSGPPDQETT
- a CDS encoding acyl carrier protein — translated: MTDVGVPGRGELARIIREAVCDVLGTDPEEIEETTDLRAEFRIDSLELMDIGARLETALRVAIPVSDLTEAVTVGEAIDLVLTRLERPA
- a CDS encoding beta-ketoacyl-[acyl-carrier-protein] synthase family protein — translated: MTGRRVRVAVTGVGVKCPAGTDPAGVFDRVLAARPTAAVVPALAEAGLPVRIACTVPEFDFARYLGRRELRQIDRATALLLCAADDAVVDAGAALRVPEHRVGVHVGTGMPGLASMEDVVFGHGERPMGMSVHTVPRTMANSPAGRLAMRFGLRGSCVTYATACASGTNAIGEAARRIRYGELDVALAGGVDAAVTKVVVGGFARMRALSLRNDAPRLASRPFDADRDGFVMGEGAAVLVLERWDLARDRGARIHGEIAGYATTCDGAHVVAPDPQGHMASACMRMAIADAGLTTADIGHINAHGTSTVLNDRAEAVAVGRCFGPQPPPVTSVKGVTGHLIGGSGAVEAVVALLSAGHGVVPPVATTVSTPDAGGLDVVLGAPRAVARRPVLSNSFGFGGQNACLVLNPVP